In the Silene latifolia isolate original U9 population chromosome 1, ASM4854445v1, whole genome shotgun sequence genome, aaaaattacaataaaactcaaaattattactataagtttagttaaatttgaattttgacggaaaaaatattaaaatctaacttataaactttaatatgctcaaaaaatacacatatatgctcaaaaacaaataaagtttgaggaaATAAGcgcaaaaaaaatacatatatgctcaaaaaacaaaaacgttggaggtagtacatccgatgtatgttcctttttctcgttGTTGGGCaagtaattataattaattaattaattaattattggcCCCCTTTCTTACAAATAATATACACCCTCATATATGGGAGAAATTTTTTCTTCCATGTGCTCTTTAACCTTTTCATAAGCCAACAAAACAATAATAATTGTTGAGATATGTGTCAATATGTTAAGATATCGACATATCAAAATTTATGAATACGGTATATTAAAATTACGTTGTATATAATCTTTCTTTTTTCGCGTGAATGTGAATAAAAAGATAGGCAAATTATACACaaagtaataataaaaaaatctGTGATAAATACAGCCTTTAAGGCATGGCCGGTATTTGAGAAACTAAAAGAAGAAATAGATTTTAAATACATGTAATTGTTGTATTGATGTATGTGTAATTTAGTTCTTAATTCTAAGTTAACAATACCGCATTTGGAAGATATTATATACTTAAATATACTGTAACTCTTAAGGGTTTTATTTATCATTTTCAATAAATAGCAATACCGAATTTAAGTACTACTGTAATAAATTAGAGGATAAATTGGAAAAATATAAGTCTAATTAATTAAGACTCATATTTGGTCTGGACAGCTGGACTCTGAAAATAAATACGGCCTTAATTTAAGGATGTATGCAGATTTATGGAGTAtattttataaatttattttaaattatttCCAAAGAGAAATACAATAAAACTAACTGAAATAAAGAGTAGTATATTTGATTTGTAATACAAGACAGTTGTAGAGAAGGGTGAAGAACAATATTGATATAATGATTATTGCCCTACTATTAATTTTGATTGTGCCATGCTTAGCTTTTAGGCATGTTCTTCCACTCTAAAGAATAGCACATGTTTCCACATGACTTGAGCTCACCACTACCATCACTAATTAATCCTTAAGCATTACTCCCTTAGAAAGTCTCAATCCTACATCTTTTTATCACTAATAGTGACCCTAATATCATTGAATTGAAACACCCTGGGTTTTCCCTTTGCCACCTCTTAATTAAGAGGGAAGTAATGAATATATTCAAGTTAACAAAAATATATCTTCAAAATACATCTCCAGCTAATTAAACAAGTGCATCACATTATTAGGCAGCCTATTAAATTACGACAATTATACTAAAAATATACTGAAATGATTAAATGGTCAAGGCATTTATTATGATTTAtatgagaaaaccctaaaaatataCGCACTAGGtatcatttatttatttaaatttgaTGTGAATACGCCttaaaaaaaggtaaacaaatgattatgaTGGATAGAATAATAGGGATGGAAGTTGGAAGTATATATTTGAATTATATTGCATGGCAAAATGTCAGAGCAGAAAGTTTCAAAATGTATTAGCAAAGCAAAAATAAATGATGGGTGAATTAAggactttttttttttcccttttttctttGGATAAGGAGGGGATGATAAGATACTGATCTTCTGACAAAACACATTCACCAACCCATCAATGTACTTGCTTACCTTTGTTTCTTCGCAGTTTCCATTTCTTTCCAAATCTATGCATCCCAATTATTACTCGTGTTTTTCTCTGTCTAGTAATACTAACACTTCTATTTAAATATACTGTATAGTACAAACTAAAGAGAGTACCAAATACGAATGTATAGTGTACAATCAAAATTTTTGTTTGAGACAAATCATTGCGGTTGAAATTAAGATGGACcaaatgagattaattattaataagatGTAAATATAGTCTGATAGAATGTTACTATCAAATTTTTTTGTTAAACATTGATAGTTTTAGTTATAACATTTTATCATGAAATAGTTACTTTCTATTTAAAAATGTTATTTTctggttttaagagaggcttacTCAAAGTATAAACATTTTATGCAGTAATTTGGAAAAGTAAATTAAAAAAAAGAATAACTTTTGTGAGGTTAAAAAAAAGAATAACATTTTATGCATTAATTTGGAAaagtaaattaaaaaaagaaaaacattTTATGCAGTAATTTTTATTACAAcattttctaaaatacaagtCTCTACATCTCGCTAGTTagttattttgtcttattatgAGGTTAAGTGGGCACATCGCATACATTGCATCTAAATTTGTTGTACAATGTATGTGCATTTGGAGAATTGATATAATTCTCATAATAATTGATTATTAATTACAAGAATCAATTAAAAAGCTAATTAAGATTTGGATGGTGATAATACGTGAAACATAGGTTTATAGTTTAGTGAGGAAACAAGAATGAATAAGAATAACACGAGTGGCATGTATATATGTTTGATAGCAAAATGGGGAGTGCATAAGAAACATGCAAGCAATGCAAGCGACTTAATAATGCTTACCTGGTTTTGAAGGATGTGAGCCTAAGAACATGCAAGCACATGCATTTACATACATACGTCCAATTTCATCAACGTCATACCTACATACATACCCATGTTTAATTAGGTTTTTTGTGTTGACTTGTATCTTAGCTATTTTTTTGTGTCTTTACGTATGGTATGCTCTAATCACTTTGTGTAACCTAATCATCAGGAGCGTCTGTGGCCATTTTTAGCCATGACCGTGGAAACTAGGCCTTCAATTTATAAATACAGGCTTTATTGATAAAATTCAATTTAAACCCCTTAAAATATAGTAGTATAGTGTATTTAATTTGCGCATTCTTATTTAAAGACGTTATTGCTAATCATGGCAAAACCTTCTCAATTGAGACTAAAGTTTAGTTACATACATTTATATATGCTTAGTTTATTACTCCTCTTGGGTGATACAACGATTGAATCGAACGATAAATTAAAAATGAATACAGTGAATTGGTGATGCAGTACATACTCAGTACATTATCCCTACTCTTTAAAAAGAGGGGACTTGGTGGTACTGTAGCTATGAATAGTACCAGCCAAGTCCCTCCCTCTACCGTTAGATTTTTCCAATTAGATCTCAAGCCTCCATTTTTTTATTCACTCACAGCCACACCCTTAACAATTATTTCTATCATTGTACTCCAGTCATTCTTTTCAAACTCTTCCTTCTCACACCTCAACACAATTCCCTCGGAAAAACCTAGCATCTCACAGGTATTTTACTCCTAATCCCATTTTTTAGTCTTTTTGGTTTATTCTTTcttgttattatttattattgttagtaGGTTAACATATTTTGTTGGTGCTCTCTAGATCCGTTTTCATAGTTTCATTTAGGAATTTCAGATCTTTAAATTAGGTCTCAATTAGTTCTTAGATTGGAGTTTAGTCGATGTACTGTTGTTGTCGTctgtgattattattattattattattattattattattattattattattattattattattattattattgtgattattattgtgattattattattattattattattattgtgattattattattattattattattattattattattgttgttgttgttgttgttgttgttgttgttgttgttgttgtcgtctgTTTAGGTACTGGTAGAGTCTGTAGCCAGCACGTCGGCTTACCTGTGGTGTCTTTGAACCCCTTACTGACTGTCATAAATTGTTTGTGTATGTTCTCCATTATTTTGATTGTTTATTACCTTGTTTTCAACTTCCTCGGTTTGcttttacaattgtttaacattgtAGGTCCGGCCCTACTGGGGATCGCCCGTTCTATCTTGGCAACGTATTTAGGATTGACAATCATGTCAGCTATACCAGGGCATGAGGTACCGATTCCGTTGGCCTGATATGTATTTTTTTTCTCGGTAAATACTAATCTGTTTTAATTGACCCACTGACGGCTTTTCTcttttgttgtggttgtatcctgtGTATGCGTGGTGCCGAGACATGGGTTTTTTTGGTAGGGGAGCTGTTAAGGTAATTACGTGCTGCGTTTCCTGAATTTTTAGCGTATATTACCCTTTTCTCTGGTCGTTATTTTATGACCTTGATCTCATCTTCCTCTGTTGCATTTACAACTAATAAACATTGCAGTCCGTCACAGCTGGGGATCACCCATTTTACCTTGCCAGCACATTTGGAGGTATAATCGTGTTGGTGGTGCCAGAGCTAAGGTGCCAATTTGGTTGGGTGGATATGCTCTGTGTTTCACGCCAGTAGCATAAGCAGAGCTACATCAGAGGTGCAGTTATCGTTGGCTCATCTTTATTCTTTTCCTCTCTTGCCGAGTGTTAATTGTTTTGCTAATATTGTTACAGTCTACTACTTTTCCTACACCCGTCAGCCTAATTTATGTGTCGACAGGGGATACACACAGATTGTGGGGATATTCAGAGCGGCAAGTACGTGTTACACTTCTCCTTATTGGTTTCGTATCCTTATATTTTGAGCTAGGCCCGCCAAGTTTGAATTCTATAATTCTATGCATTGCAGTTTTGGTGTTGTCAGGGGAATGTAGAACTGTTATTAGCGGTGCTTTATGGTTGATGGCGGCGGGAGGACCCAGGTATCAATCTCGTTCCCATAATTTACATTGGtaaatttggttgggtttgtctTCCTTTACCAACTTCGATGTCGTTTGCGCTTTTGAATtccatttttttttgttaatttagtTTGATTTCGTTGTTATTAGGGTGTTATATTAATGCTACcaatttttgttttttgttttgttgtttattAAGTTTGATTTCCCTGGTGTTCAGGAATTGATTTATACATTCATTCTAGATTCCTTTATCTTGcttttttaatgtttttttatcCCCTCTTATCTTCTCTTATAAGCCAATCTGTATCTGGCAGCTCCTGTTCATTTTTAATACGCCTTTTGGTTTCCTTCCAGATTGGGTTTTTCAGGCTATATTGAGTCATTGTTGGCAACTCTTCATGAACAAGGACTTGGGCAAGAAAGGTCTCGTGGAAGCACCACATATGCAAGCTTTTAGTCCTTATCATCTACTATTGAGCATCATCCCATTATATGGTCTGCTATATAGCAATGTCTTGAGCTTTGTGAATTGTGATATGGTTTTGTTGTATTGAATATTTAATACTTTAGGTTTAGTCACAGTAATTGATCCATTGGATGCTAAAGTACACCATTGTTTATGAGTTAGTGTTGTTGGAGGAGCTATACCAATTTATTGATGTCAATCTTAAACATAAGATAAACATGTCATTCTTCGACAACTACAAGCTAATATTTTTACTTTTTATCTCATTGTTTGGTGGACTTGACAAAAATGATTGTATGCTATTATATTAATTAGTAATTTTATTTCACCATCTTGCTAGACGATAAGTATCTACATTTAGTATCCAGAGAAGAGTAGATCAGCATTGGCGCTTAAGGGGCTGTCAAGGAGTGTTGGTCCTCAAAGTAATGACAATCTTTGTTAGAATACTCTTATCTTTTTTGAGGTTTTTCATCGCCATTACTAAATCATTCCCATTTATTCAGAGATGACGGGGTTTGGTAGGGGTTGTAATGCAtgccaaaaaaattgaaaatttgaaattccCCATTAATGTAGCTAACGAATATACTGTTTTTTTTCGATTTAACGAGCGAAAATATGTCTCTTCCTAACGCTTCCACGTTCCACTCCCATCTTGTTATGTAAACAGATGAATTTGTCTCCCTCCAAATTCCAATATCTAAGTAGTCATTTATGCGGTCCAACACGTGCATTTAACTTATAAGTTCAGAGGCTACATAGTTTTTCTTATTatcgtaatttttttttttgtaacatATCATTCTTTCCTAAGCAGTTAATCTTTTGCGAGAATTAAATGTTTTTGTGGCATGACACTCAACTTCTCTTAAGGTGCGTACTGTAGTTTAGGCGGTGATGTAATAACTTGTACGAGAGTCTATAGTTATTTTCAAGTACTTTTTAgtttgtgtgtgtatgtgtgtgtgttgGGGGAGTTATTATAGATGAATCCAGATTCCCTTGAATTGAATGGTTTATGAGAATCTGTAGTGATGCTGCTAATAAGTAAATTAGATTTTGAGtactttttaattttctttttagtTCTTTTTAAGTGTTACGAGAGTTATTATAGATGAATCGATATTTCTTTGAGTTGAATTGTTTAAGAGGAGATATCCTTTTTAAAATAGTAGGGAATTCGGGTCAAAGTGCCAGAGGGATGAGTCGTTGGTGTTAGAGACCAGTAGTAGTATGTAGTTGTAGTAATAATAACGAAAGAATATTAATGTTGGTGGACTGATGAAGAGAGAgttggtggtggtagtggtgcgAGAGTGAAGGACAGACGACAAAGGGTTTGGATTACAAGAAGATAGATTCCAAGCTCAGGCAAAGAAGCTTCGTTTTTTCAATTTATGAGGGCATTGGTAGGACTTTGAAAGGGAAAGGTCTTTGCAGGGTTAAGAATTTTAAAAAGCCATATACTTCGTAGCTTGTATTGTCTTGGACTGGGGTGTTTTGATCTTTATTACTCTAAAACTGCATGTTCACATAACATTCTTCTAACACGAAATATTAAAGCTTGATTTTAGGTGCATCCTATTGTAGTATAGTACTTACTACTGTGTTCTATACAAGTCTTGGTCATGATGAAATTCAATATCCATTTTGATTGCGATGCTTGGTAACGAGGTCACCTACACGATTAACTgaattggggcaccgcgcccggTAGGGCGCGGAGCAACAACTAGTATATTGAAGTAAGGCGTAAGTGGCCAAGTTTGCCTCTTGtacaaactaaaacaaaaagaatTTTATTGGTGCTCTTAAACAAAAATTAGGACCTCTGATTGAAATGTCATCGATAAGGGACCGCAACAAATATTGGACCAGACCAATTTGCTGGCAATTTGGAAGCGATTTGAATCCAATACTTGTGTTCAATCGGACTTGGACTGAATACGATTACGAGTCACTCAGATTTTAGCTTAGGGGCCATACGACGAAATAAGTAAAACAATACCATGATTTTTAAGCAACATTATCAGTATGCACGATTGAAGTATGAATTGGGTAAATCATGCATGGTCATTCTTGATTGATTAATGGGATGCTTGCTTTTGAGTTAAACAAATTAGGATGACGGCTGTGCACATGGAAACCCACCCTCATTTTAGGCCTCATTTTactctttatttctattttgtttCCTGTAATTAAAATTCAATAATTATGCCTTTTATTATATCTCCACTCACTTAGATCAATTGTTAAGAGGCGCTATATATCGAGTTCAATTTCCTCAAAATGTCGCAATGCTATAACTTGGGAGGCAAAAGTTTAAGGCAGTAGTAACCTTACTCGGCCTCAAGCTGAACTAAATTACCGTACTGTGAACTTACAGAATACATAGAATGTAGAAAGGACTAATCAAGTATGCTTTGCggcaaaaaaaaaagatgatgtTTACCCCGTAATAGTAAGCAATATTATATGGTCTCCCTGAATTTTTTTGTAAGATTACCTTTGATAGTAATTAACTTGGGCTGTTAGCTTCTTACAGATGTCAGCTAAGATAGCTGATATTATTAAACGACGGGACCAAGTTCCTGTAAACTATTGTTATGGCGAATTTGACAAAAGAATTGAGAAGACTCAGAAACAGTTCTATTATCCTACTTCCCTAAGTCAGCTCTGATAGTACATTTCCAAATTTCATGTTGGATACTTGGATCTTTAAAAATATCAAGAAACGAATTTTGACGACAAAATCTCGCCACTAGACATGACAAGGGTAGGTTTTTCATCCGGAGCTGCGGAAGTAAGAAAGGAGCCTTACAGATCAAGAACAAGGATGCCAATCGAGCGTCTCCCCAGCCCACATTGGAATTATTTCACCAAAACTAAAAGTTAAGCGCTCTGCCACCTTCCATGCTTGTCTAGCCAGCTTGATCTTCGATGTATTCCTTGGAAGACCATAGAAATCTGGTCCATTGAAGCTTGTAAATGCTTCTAACTTGTCTAGTGCACCTGCCTAAAAATGCAAATAACACACCAAAACCACTGTCAGGGAAGCAGTCAATGAAATATTATTCCGGCTAATATATTCATGGGGCCGCAGCTAGTTGCCAGCACTCCACAAGAATTACCTCTTCGAAAATTTTGGCATACAACGATAAAGCAACGGGAGCATTGAAGATTCCAGCACATCCGCAGGAACATTCTTTCCGCTGTCTCTCATGAGGTGCGCTATCAGTCCCCAGAAAATACTGTTTACTTCCACTCGTCACGGCTGTAACTATTTTCTGTCCTGTATCAGCCAATAAAAGTAAGAAGAAATcaaagattaggaacacaacctTATGTTGAGACATAATAAAAGCATATAGCCATATACAGTACATTCTGTTCGTTTGAGTTAAGGCAATACAGTACACATACTGTGGGTTTCTCTTTTGAGAACGGGAAGACAGTAATTGTGTGGTTGCAGTCCTCCTTGGAAGAGAGAGTTCCTATTGAGAATGAGGTGCTGTGGTGTCACAGTTGCAGCGACATTCCCTGAGATAGGCGACAAAGTGAGAGTTGAGATAGGCAGATTTACCCCTCATCAGAAAACGCTGTAAGAACTAAACAAGTTACCTTCTTTGCACGATTCAATAAAATTGACAGCATCGGCTGTAGTGATATGCTCCATCACAACTTTAAGTTGTGGTAGTTTTTGGATCAGGGGTCTTAAAACTGTTTCAATAAATACTTTTTCACGATCAAATATATCAACATTAGGATCTGTGACTTCCCCATGGACCTGTATAATGCACATCATATCAGTGTACGATGATGGGCTTGCTACTACCAGTCTACCATCAGATGACAGTTTAGACTTGAAATTTATAGAAGTTGTCAATCTATTTTGGGATCACCAAATTCAGCGCCAGACACTCTTAAGAAATTACCTGACGTTAAACAACAAGCAACATACATTATATGCAGTTTAGTACTCCGTATTAAAGATCCCATGTTTTAACACTAGGGAAGGTTTACACGTGTAAATTAAACGTACTCAGTGttcaaggtccaaaataaatgtTAGGACAAAGTGGTACAGagtaaaaattgaaaaaaacaaATAGAAAGAAAAATTAAGGCTGCGAGATATAACTACAGAAACATACGGCGTACAGAGTATGTTAGTTGATGAAAAGAAAACTTACCAACAATGGCATATTTTGCTTAGCCATCTCTTGGAGCACAGGTAAACATTTTCCGAAAAGATCAGTCACACCATCTTGCGAATTAGTTGTTGCTCCAGCTGGGTACAATTTGACAGCGTAAACCACCCCACTATCTCCTGTCACAGGAATCAGATTATCAGACATAGAAAATTGATGGCAGAATAGAGTTTGGTTGATTCATACATTTTAAAAGTCCATGTGGGCCAGTTGATGTAGTACTACGAGTTACAAAAAGTCTGTTTCTTATAAGAATGTGCTAAGCGTATTGAAGGGGAGGTGTTTTCCATTTCAGCACTGGACAATGCCTTGATGTTGGAAGAGAAAACATCATAGCAGAGAATGAAATGCCAGATTGTAATGCGAAAACCGTTACTGTGATAAAGTGAAGTTCTCTACAAGCTACATAGATACAGCCAGAGTACCCCCCACAAACAAATAAAGAAGCATATAGAAAAATATTGTTTTACGCTTCGACAACTGACAATCAACATTCAGTCATAGGACTATAGGAGCATGGTGAATATACTTTTTAGCTTAAACTAAAATGTAGACTTACTGGCAAGTTTGATCTCATCAGGTTCCATTTTGTCAGTCAGATAAAGTGTCATAAGTGGATTGAAGTCACTTCCATCTGGCAGTACCTTCATAATTGATTCTCGATAAGTGATAGCAGCCGCTGTAGTGGTAACAGGCGGCCTGAGATTTGGCATGATAATCGCCCTTCCAAAATGTCTAGCACTAAATTACAGAAGGACACAGCATGAATCTACCACATGTAACGTTAACATCATTCTTTGCATCATGATTTATGAGTTACCTGTAAGGAGCAACTGCTGCTAGAAGATCCCCATCACGAAGATGAAGGTGCCAATCATCAGGGCGTGTAAGATTGAGTTCCATCTTCCCTGCTCTGAAATCTGCCTTGTTAAACCTCACAATTCCAGGGACGAACAAACCTGACACCTAAAGAAGAAGCGGAAATGCTTCAGAACATTAATGTAGGTGTCACTAGAAACAATGGCCTTTAGAAACGAAAAACACAAATCCACGGGCTGTTGAACTTTTAGCTTACATACCAGAATTTCGGCCTAGAAAAACTTATGTCTCAATTGCTATCCTACACTAATTTCGTTTCCAAGCGAATGTTCTATTAAAAGCATAAATCTTTCCAGCCGTTTATCTTTCTAAATTAGTCAAGCAAGTAACAGTTTTAGAACAATCACTTATGGCTATATAATTCCTCAAAATACCAATCTTTAAAGCTCTTTTATTTAATTGTGAACGGAGGTAGAAGGCTAATGCAATAACAAAGGGAGGGAGGGAGGATTCAAACATGCGACCTATTGTCCACGTGTGATATTCAGCGCTCTCTTTACGACAACAACAAGAGATCCCAATTCCCACATACACGATCACTAGCGACTAGAGAGGGCATTAAAACCGAAAAATGAAAAACACTAGAAACAAATCTTCAAAGGCAAAATGACAGCGGATTTcagtttcattgttttccctaattCCTCCTGGTAGATCTATTTACCAATTATGTCACTATTGCAACCAACTCAACAAATTGTCAGTAATTTTTATTTCCCATGATAAAATCAAAGCGTAATTCCAAAGTCCGATGGAATCAAAGACTCGTTATTCTTTGTTATTTGACTATGATGGAAcaaagcaaaatggctcactaaaacACTGACTGCGCTTCGTGGATGCAGAAATTAAATATGATCAGAAACACCAAATTATTAACAGCATTACAGcaacgaagaaaaaaaaaagacaggaCATCAGAACAATCAGTAAGTTAAATACTCAAAACTATGATTCGCAAATTTGGATTACAGCATAAAGAAGTGATCTTTGTTATGAGATAGATGAAGTAAGTTAATTGATGTTTGAAAGCTCCATTTCCAGAATCCTAAATCTTGATTCAATAAAAATACGGAGTACTAAATAATTGACTGAGACGGAGGGAATACCTTTTTTTTTTATCTGTGATTCGGACTTCCGAGTTGCAGACAATTGCAACGATTGAGAGGTAGAGCCTAATTATATGCTGATTTCTGAGTTACATTATTTTATAGTGTGATTAAGGGtatattataattatacatatCGAAACGATTAGGCAATTGATTCGTTCACCTTTTAATAACAAGACAATATATAATTAAGATTTTAAAATTGCGATACTCGAATTAACACGAGGCAGAATTGACATTGTTAACTATAGTACCATTAAAACAAGAGATCTAATTATCTAGTAAGAGTTTCAGACAATTGAATTTTTAGAATTTCTTAATTACTTCGTTCATTGTTTTTCAATAAATCATTGCCCTAGAAATCTTAATAGAAATTTTCCCCCAAAAAAGAAATCTTAATAGAATTGCTCATTCCATTGCCAAATCGGCAATAGATTGATCGTGCCTAGCTTTCTATagtgtcaaaaaaaaaattattagaaTTTTATTCTAAGATAGTATATCACCAAATGCCAATCGATGTCGGTTAGCTCCTTCATGATAACATTGAAGCAACTCTTGATATTAGATAAGCTAGGCTGAGTTTGAGGAGTCACAATGTTAATAATGGCGCAGCCTGCGCCCATTCCCATCCTTTGAACACGGTTGATAATCTTGATATAATGTAGTACATCAAAATCAGGTCCAATATCATAGTTTACAACCATTGAGACGTGGCTGATCAGATTAATTTGAGCAGCCAATGAGTCGGTCGTAATGACAATACCCCGAGGATAAGCTAGGAACTCGTACATGTTCATGTTGTCCTTAACATCGGCTGGTGAGAAGCTAAGGGTCGAAATACAAGGACTCGAACATGTCAGTGAGCATTAGAAGGGTACATTTAGTGTCGACATAAAAACACTTCTCCTGTTGGCTAAAGTGTTGTTTTGTAGAGCTTTCTTAGAACTTGTTGTTTCTTGTCGTTGTCTTCATTATCTGCAGTCGCGTGGAACTTTACACGCATTTTAAAACCATGCTTAAATCATATATATTCATTCATTTGGATATGTATATGTTAATTTTATATGTCCACTCCAAAACTATTGGAATGTTTTAATGCAACATGACACTGCTTGTGACTTGTTTGTGACTTGTGACTTGTGAGTGTGTACGTACCAATAATCAAATAAGTAGTTCATTTGCAATTCCTGTAAAAATTTCTCACGAATTGAGAAACATATAGCTACGTACTCAAACGAGTAAAGTCCTTTTATTTTCTAAATAAAGCAGAATAATAATACAATACAAGAACTATTACTACTAGACTTCCTTTAGCCATGCATGTTTACGTTGCATGGCGATCAACTAGTAACACAAATACCTAATACTCCATCTCCTTCAATTCATCACTTGCATTTTGGTTTCAACTATGACCATCTCCATCATATTACTCCAACTAATTAGCTTCTTAATTACCATCTTCACCTCCTCCATAGCCCCCTCCACCGCCGCCACCATATCCACCCCCACCGCCTC is a window encoding:
- the LOC141591347 gene encoding dihydroorotase, mitochondrial-like; amino-acid sequence: MELNLTRPDDWHLHLRDGDLLAAVAPYSARHFGRAIIMPNLRPPVTTTAAAITYRESIMKVLPDGSDFNPLMTLYLTDKMEPDEIKLARDSGVVYAVKLYPAGATTNSQDGVTDLFGKCLPVLQEMAKQNMPLLVHGEVTDPNVDIFDREKVFIETVLRPLIQKLPQLKVVMEHITTADAVNFIESCKEGNVAATVTPQHLILNRNSLFQGGLQPHNYCLPVLKRETHRQKIVTAVTSGSKQYFLGTDSAPHERQRKECSCGCAGIFNAPVALSLYAKIFEEAGALDKLEAFTSFNGPDFYGLPRNTSKIKLARQAWKVAERLTFSFGEIIPMWAGETLDWHPCS